Within Diospyros lotus cultivar Yz01 chromosome 15, ASM1463336v1, whole genome shotgun sequence, the genomic segment TCTTCAGGAAATCCACCTGCTTCAGAGCAAGGTGGTGGTGTATTCAAATAGTCAAAGTGCAATTCATTTGACCAAGAATCCGATCTACCATGAACGCACAAAGCACATGGATGTTAGGTATCATTATGTTAGATATTTGGTGGCTAATGGCACTGTTATTATACTAAAAGTGCCTACAGAAAACAACCCAGCAGACATGGGCACAAAGGTGCTAACTACAACaaagttcaagcattgcttggaccTGTTGCATGTGGGTATTGGTTGATCAAATCAACCAGAGCTATGAAGGTGAGCATTGTAGCATGCTGCACTTGAGAGGATCTGGATTCACCTATGGTTTGTTGCTTTAAGGTAGAGATTGTTGGTTGTGAAGCACCAAACGACGTCGTTGGAATTAGCTGGATGGAGGGCCACGTGTAGTAACCATAGGCTGCCAAGTGCCGCCTGCTGGATGGCaacacgtggcaaccatcagctACTCCCTGATGGGGCCCGATTGCTTTTCTCGCCCAATTGTATTCCCTGCCTGTTTGCcatttctgttggaataatcatCGTACTTGCATGATTTGATCTCAGCCCTTCTTCCATGCTTTATGACGCCTGATCCCAGCCATCCATCATCGCTTTTAATCTCGCCCTTCGGTATGTGAACAGGTCAaacgaaagaaaagaaaaggggaaagaaagaTCGGGCAGAGAGGGCCTTCGTCTTTGGGCTAGGGTTTTTGGTTTgtttctctatttcattctctGTAAATGCTCTGTATAGCTTCTTTAGTTCTATGGTTCGATAGATTTTGCCTTTAATCTATATTGTGTGATTATTGGGCATTTTTGTTTCACGAACCATTGTTTGTACAGAGAATTTGTGAGGGTTTATGAGGGTATAATCTCTATTTCTTATCTTAGTGCAATGAGCTCTTCTCACTAGAGATCAACGTGGACGTAACTTCattttgaggtgaaccacggtaaaaatccTCGCCTCCCTTTACTGTGTTTCATTTTTGTTCTTCGTCTCAGTTTGTGTATGTTTTGATATCGAGCTTTCTGTTGTTGCTATCTTTAATCTGCGATTGAATTGTATTCAGTGAATACCCTAAGGTCTTGTTGTCTAATCTCAACATCCAACAATAACAAGGTTTTACTGCAGTCAAGGTGATGGTCTCACAAATCGCAATAATGTTCCATGGGGTTATTAGAACCACCTGAACATCCTTCCGGcttgaaaaggaagaaaatatttGGACCATTAATCTAATCTGAAATTCTGAATTGAACCTTCCATGCCTAAGAAGATTTTGACGAAGATTCTAATGAgattttgatttgtttgtttCTCCTTAAGCACCTTGGCTATTAGGCTGCAAGTCTTGGATCTCAACTCCCTGTATTTCAATACTATTCATGCTTTCTTTCAATGATCCACatactctctctctttatatatataacatttactGTGGCATTTgttttttgaatatgttttaTGCATTCAGGTATCACAAGAATAAAGAGGTATTaacatactatatatatatatatatcatcaatcAGAAATGTGTTGATGATTCTAGtagatatacacacacacatatatatatatatattgatgattctagtagatacacacacacatatacacacacacacacacacacacatatatatgttataatcTACACATAATCAATCtgtttatttttgaagtttctCATTATATGCCTTGGCAAGTAAACTTCTATTATTTTGAGAGACCTATTTCTCCTTGTAACCCTGATACCTCAAGTTAACATTGTGTCTTGGAATCAGAAGGTGTTGATTGATAAGAAGAAATACCAAGGTTTGGTCAATGGGGCAAGTTTTTTCCATCATCTTGAGATTTCTATTTGGTGGTAAAGAAGGGAATGGGTCAGCGGAAACACCAGATCCACCACCCACAACTGCAGCGGCTTTGCCCCCAAAGCTTCTCGTCACTCCGCATTTCTGCAGCATAGACGTGGAGCAGTACTGCTCTTACACAGGAGATGACACATCTCATCACCAGCTGCAAGAAGATATACTGGGGTCAGCAGAAGCACCAGGCGGAACATCAGAGCCTCTTATCTCTGCAACTGCTGGCTTATCCTCAACAATAGAAGAAGATCCACCACCCACAACTGCAGCGGCTTTGCCCCAAAAGCTTCTCGTCACTCCGCATTTCTGCAGCATAGACGTGGAGCAGTACTGCTCTTACACAGGAGATGACACATCTCATCATCAGCTGCAAGAAGATATACTGGGGTCAGCAGAAGCACCAGGCGGAACATCAGAGCCTCTTATCTCTGCAACTGCTGGCTTATCCTCAACAATAGAAGAAGATCCACCACCCACAACTGCAGCGGCTTTGCCCCAAAAGCTTCTCGTCACTCCACATTTCTGCAGCATAGACGTAGAGCAGTACTACTGCTCTTACACAGGAGATGACACATCTCATCATCAGCTGCAAGAAGATATACTTGCTCTATCGAGCTTAGAGTCATCACTGAGCGATGAAGACGACTCAATCTCATCAAAAACCGATGAAGTTGACCAAGACACGAGACTAGTTGAATTTCCGTGTCAAGTTGTGGAGGATTTTGAATCAGAACCAGAGTTGTGGATGAAGCAGTACAGCAGCAGGCAAAAGATTCTACTAGTGGGTGAAGGAGACTTCTCGTTTTCCGCTTCTTTGGCGGCCGCTTTTGGTTCTGCAACTAACATTGTGGCCACTTCTCTCGATTCGGAAGGTACTAAGAagaatatatatactaattCTGTACAGTAAGCTTCTTTACTGTCGATGTTATTTACTAAgtaatttctaatatatatcAATCAACAGGATTCTTGATGACAAACTATGGAAGTGCAATGGCCAACATTGGTTTTTTAAGGGGAAAAGGAGCCAAGGTGTTTCACGGCGTGGATGCTACAGAAATGACTGAAAATTTCATGGTCCAAGGCATGAAATTTGATCGGGTGGTTTTCAACTTCCCACTTGCTGGATTTTTTCCTGATGAATCACGAGAATTTGGACTGCAGTAAGTAGAGTTCTGCCATGATCTATTAAATCCATGCATGGGATGAGAGAGTTGTTGATGAAATTCCATTTCCATAATAACAACTAAAAATCCTATGGATTGCATACACTTCGTAATACTATCTATcatcattatatttttaagcATACAGATCTCTTATCAGATGATATGATAATTtctttatggttttgtttggcTAGAGTCGTTGGACCCTATCATGTGTATTTGGGTACCATGGATTTCCacgcaaaaaaaaataaaaaaagaaagatttaaGTGTTGAAACCGACCTTTTCCAATGCTTTTCTCTTGCAGGAGAAACAAAAATCTAATACGCCTGTTCATGAGGAATGCCAAGAAGATGATTGTGGAAGCAAAGGGAGAAATACATATTACCCACAAATCAAATGGCTTCTTTGCAGAATGGAACCTGCAGCAGCTGGCATCAAGTGAAGGCCTTCAACTTAAGCAAGAGGTGCATTTCAATTTCACAGACTACCCAGGGTACCGAACCAAATATGGGTTTGGTGGGGACAAAAATTTCAATTGCAACCCTAgtaaatcttatatttttggaCTGATTAAGATCAATGCTTGATGGAGTTGTATTGTACAGTTTCAAGTGCAATTTCTGTTTTTGGGCTAGCTGAAAGAAGGTTAACAGGGGGTTAGACTGACCCTAACAGGGCCAAGCATACCTAAAGAACCCCGACAGAAACTAGTATGTTGGGTCTTCATTACTACCTTGAATGGATGGGGGttgaattaataataaatgtatggAAAGTGGTTATGCTTGAcatattatgtattattgtcAATCCTATCTCTATGTATGAtgaattacacacacacacacacacagaaacTGCTTGCAGTTGAAGGCTTTTTTATGGACATCCCTTGCTTAAATTTGGCATGATAAATTTTTAtggtttatttgttttttttatcaacaCCTTTTAGGATGAGTTATTTAGATGGTGTacttatttcaaattatttgtgTTGACATTTATATTTGATGTATAAATCATTTTCGAAAGTCCACAAAAGATAAAcccaaaagttaaaaataaagcaTAAGGGTTAAATCTGCTCAAAGGCGCTCGGGAGACCCTCTTGGCAAACTCCCACAAAGGGAGGACCAAGAGTCGGTAGAGTCCACAAGGACGACCAAAGACCTTCTTGTGGGGTATTTTCATGACAGGTGTGCAAACAGTTCTCTAAAATCTTCTCTGAAAATTGTGTAGACGTGCAAATAGTTATCTCCAAAAATTGTGCAGTGGAAAAGGATTATCTAAAGCAATCCTATTATCACTTTTCACcaatttcatttataaataaaagataatttattCTCCCAAGTAAGTCATTTTTTACTCATTTAAGTGCTTAACAATTGCCTCTAATTAATTTCAACGAATTTAACTTGAGCATTGGAATGTTCGCAAAGGGAATGTCCTATTCCATTTGATGATTTTCTTCCTTCAAAATATTGGAAGCTTTGAGACCGTTCTTccttatcaaataaattatattgttgtgttttgacaccatatatgaaaaattgatcaaaaagTCGAACATATAAAATCTTTAGAATTGTTCGCATGAGATCTCAAGCAATTGGAAGTACGGTCACAAAGAGTCGAGCTGTTCATGAGTGACTCAGTGTTCAACTGAATAAAAAATTGTTCGAGTTCATTCATTAAGGTAAACGAATTGAGTTTGGGTCTaactttaaaattcaatttataaaCGAGTTAAGTTTGAATTCAGTGAAATTTAACTAATTAGCTTATGAGCTGGTTTGATTAGAGGCTCGCGATTAGGCCCAATTAGAAATTTGTGATTAGCTCATGAAAATAGTctcgtttataaatacattaagaaatttattcataattttataaataaattattttatggtcagataatatatgtatatattagatatgtattttataaatatattattcattatatatacataaatattatcatgatgttatataatttattaagtgGGTCTCTCTCTCCAAGAAACCCATTTTTTCTTgttcctctctcttttctctctcatcttcccTTGGCTGCATGTTCCTCTTATTCTCCAACAATCTACATTTGCTcattcctcttcctttcctgGCCTTCCTTTTGCCACTGCTGACTCTCTTACTGCCTCACCTCTTGTTGCTATCTCACCTCTTTATGCCTCGCCTCTCGCCACTACATCCTTTTCCACCTCATCTTGTCATTGTTGCACACCCTTTCATCTGTTGTTGTCACTGCACAAGCTCATCTTTTAGTGGTGGTGAGCCAAGCTCAAGCTCAAGCTCATCTGCTGTCGTTGAGCTTTGGTTTGCCAAACCGAGCTAAGCTTAGCGAAGACCCTAGCTAGAAACAGGAAAAACGAGGAGGGACACAATGTCAACAGTCCCCAGAATCCTTTGAGAACCTGCTAGACACTCTTTGAAGGACCTCTGAAAGCCTCTAGGACTATTTTGCAAACaatttctcttaaaaaatataagtaatttGAAAACAACATGAGGAAAGCATCAAGGCTTTGTGAAAGATGGTAGTTTTCTTACAAAATATCATCACTTATGCACCTCGACTACCTACTCTACAAAACTTTGCAAAAAGTAAGCAAAATGATTGGCTCTCCAGACCTTGCGAGAGTCCCTGAGAGAAAGCCTCTAATGAGAAAATCTACCCCTTTTGGAAACCCACTGGGAGAAGGGAAATCAAGAGACTCTCCCTAACCTAGTTCAACCCAAGGTTGCTATTGAAGGATAACGTCAACTCTTGGTGTATCAATGCAATGGTTTTAccttttttaaaactttttcgaAAACATACAATATATGCAATGGAAATAAAAGCAAAATCATCTTGCAAGACTCAGTATTGGTGACCATATGCGATATAAATTGAAACCAAACCATAAGGGGGTGTACAAGGTATACCTCACTAGAGAGTTTCTTTCCGATGTAAAGTATGAAAATCCTCCCAGGTAGCAACTGTTGCTTGCTAGACAACTCCCGAATAGCTCCCTGAACAGTCCAATTGTTCCAATTGAATCTTGGATGACTAGCCCAAGCCTTGAAAGCACAAAGGCCCTAGTCAGTCCATGCTCCGAATAATGGCTGAGACCTATAAGAGAGTTTATGTGCTAGCCAAGCCTTTTGTAGGTGATTAAGTTAGAAATGGGTTCAAACAGAAATTTCAAATCCAATAGACTATCTATTAGATTGGTTTTGCTACTCTAGTAATCAAGATAACAATGGAGCAAATGGGAGCAAGAACAAAAAGGGTTAGAATGGTTCTGGAAGGAAAAGAGTAGCCTTGGCCGAGAGAATGCTTAGGCATTAATAGCTCTGTCCATTCTCTTGATTCTTCCATTATATATCCCATCCCAAAAACCCTACACGCTCAAATCATCTCAACCCCCCAAAAAATAGctaggagaaagagagaggggatAAGATTGGGGAGGGAGATGCATGCCCTAGGCACGCTATCTTCCATTCGTCCTTCCATTCCACGCGTCCCATGAAAACAATTGAAGAAAGGACAAAACGATCATGCCAAACGCAACCCTCACTGCTAGAAAAGGTCGATCAAATTGCAAGGCTCGGTCAACCGGTTATCAACATGTTGATTCAGTTCAGCCACGAGTCGGTCGATTACCTCCAAGGCCAATCGACCAGTTCTATTCCCTTATTTGAAGTTTCTGCAAATTGCATCTAGGCttgccattaactcttaatggcccTTTCACTATCTCATAATGAAACCAaggcccccgttaactcttaacgacatgcCCGTCAACTCTTAACAATtgctctaattaatttaaacatgatccgttaactcttaacggtgtcatcattaactattaatgatgaTTACAACTTTCATCCCTTAGTCAACCACTACACTCGGATATGCGTACGACCTTTTAGGTTcaccactaagtagcaatcaggacatGTCAGACACTTTGACGCCAACAAAACACTTTGgtctacaacgaggatctctccatccTCCCGATATACCCCGAAAGACcatgagtgacaactagcattatgttaaGATGATTTTtccagtaatgaagtcatactttAAAGAGAACTTATTTGGGCTTTCAATtctcgtgtactataatcccttcAACGACTAACATCTCGATTGAGTTaaagtcatggactgatcaaactcactaacttgaTAGCTATGCTAAGATCTAGCGTGGTGTAATCAAGATGACACATCAGAACTCTTTTTGACATTGAAAACACCTTTCCAATCATGTGCACCCTAGCTAGGGGTTTATACATCACAACCACCACTAAtagcataggatgttcacctcacattGGAGATTAATGGATCTCATAAGCAATCACCTGTCTCCATACGTTACTGCACAACGACCACACTATAATGACTAAAaattctccttaatttttcctTTATACAATGGAAGCTTGACATATATATTCCCAAATCTTTTACACGTCACTCGGGCCCATCTGCCCATAAGATACAAAACAAGATAATTTAACTAAATATGACAGTGCCCTTATTGgacacaaacacacaaaatcacCCAGATATCTTTTAGTTAGGGGATCTGTACACACCATCTACCCATGAAGGATCAGACTCAACTGGACCCACCCGCAACGATCActttacccttacctagaatgatgtaaagtaagggtgagtcacaagactcaacaatcATAAAGAATGAAAGGGTCATAGAGTTGAGGGAATAATCCAAAACCACCCGCATGACATGTGCACATTCATATACACATCCATACCATGAACCACAAACCATGCAGTATAGGCATAAAAAAACATGCATGTAATGATCTTTGGGGCCCACATATGACACAccgacacccaagtccctaaATCCAAACTTGTCTGCTGCCATAAATTGGAAAACAAATCAATACGAGCTGCTGCTCCAAAATCCTCACCATGTGCTCCAGTCCTCATACCAACATATCGAGTTAAAGCTCCTATAACAACAACAACTGGGCTGAAGCTCCCACACCAAAATACCTAGCAGAAGCTCTCTCGGGATGGTCCTCTTGTCACCCAATAAATCAAGCTGAAGTTCTCACACTAATATACCTAGCCCAAAGCTTCCTTGGGACGGTCCTCTCGCTACCCGAACCTATGAATGTACATCCCACGGATAAAACCGCCACGCgcatcagtagccatgcaatgtgTAACATCCTTGActttggaaataattaatttatgggtgTTAAGGTGATTTGTTGTGCTATGTGcaattttgaggaaattaataaattgtcGAATCGACAGTAGGAATGtcttgggacttggatgtccaagaaAGAGGGCATGTGGTTGACGAGCGTTTCGAGGTGAGACTAATGACACTGAAAGTGGtcagatcgggaatagttttcagaataatttttgtataagcccgaattgTTGACAGTACCGAATAGTCGTAAGGGACATCCAAGAAGTCAAGTGGGCACTGAGGGTGGTCCAGTTTTGTGAATGAGGCAACCCTAAAGCATTTTCAGGTTAAAAAAAGATCTTGTGAAGGTAGAGGGACAAAATTGGTCTTTACGAGTAAATgccgattattaattttggagaaatcaagatGTTGGGaggcttgatgataattattTAAGGCCTTAAAGGGTCCAAGGGCAATTAATATTTCTTCAAGTGCAATTATCAGAATTTCTAAGTGGAATTATGGATTCTTGGAGGttaaaatgtgtaatatatatatatatatttatataggtgtgtgCGCATAGTAGATTAGGGCCAAGTCTTCTGGAATTTAAATCAGAGAGTGGGAGAGAGAGGGCCTGAGGGAATATTACAGAAGATAGAAGAGGGattgagagagagtgaggaCTAGCGGAAAGTGGTGGTCGAAGGCCGATCAATAGTGGCAGAGGTTGAAGTAGCAGAGACGGCCATGACGAGCAACGCGATGGAGGCAGCAGCAGTTGCGGTGGCTCGCGTGGAGGCACGCGACGGTGGCTGGTTGAGCGTCCAAGGGCGACAACGACGGCCGGAGATGGATGAAGTAGGGGCCAGGCACCATGGCGGTGCTGCTGTGCAGGCTGAAGATGCGCGCGAGGAGCCATGGCTGCTCACGGCGGAGGTGGTGTTGTCAACCGGTGGCATCGATCATGCGGTGGTCGGGGGCAGTAGAAGCCAGGTAGTGGCGTGCAGCGATGCTGGTGCATAGAGGCGACCgcgcgggaggaagaagaaagaagaaggaagaaaaaaaaaaaagaaaaatgaaagaaataagaaaatttggaaaaaaaaaaaaaaaaagagaaaaaatagctggaaatttgagaaaaattgggaaaattttgaaaattagtttagGGCTCGAGGAACGTGCCAGAGGCTCAGAAATGGGAATTCGGGCACTAGGTGGCAGCTTAAGAGCCAACATCAGGTGGACGTTTTCCCAATTTCTCCTCCAGATTGATCAAGATGTCTCGGGGTCACGGAAAAGAAAAGCGGTGTTGGGGGAAGAGTCGCCAGTTAATAGTAAAGGCGGATAGTGAGAATGTAGGTTGTGTTTCTGTAttgtttatgtaatatatatgtgctCTGTATTTCAAGGTTCCCACATTGAGTAACTAAGTGTGTGTGCTTGAAC encodes:
- the LOC127792057 gene encoding uncharacterized protein LOC127792057 isoform X2; amino-acid sequence: MGQVFSIILRFLFGGKEGNGSAETPDPPPTTAAALPPKLLVTPHFCSIDVEQYCSYTGDDTSHHQLQEDILGSAEAPGGTSEPLISATAGLSSTIEEDPPPTTAAALPQKLLVTPHFCSIDVEQYCSYTGDDTSHHQLQEDILGSAEAPGGTSEPLISATAGLSSTIEEDPPPTTAAALPQKLLVTPHFCSIDVEQYYCSYTGDDTSHHQLQEDILALSSLESSLSDEDDSISSKTDEVDQDTRLVEFPCQVVEDFESEPELWMKQYSSRQKILLVGEGDFSFSASLAAAFGSATNIVATSLDSEGFLMTNYGSAMANIGFLRGKGAKVFHGVDATEMTENFMVQGMKFDRVVFNFPLAGFFPDESREFGLQRNKNLIRLFMRNAKKMIVEAKGEIHITHKSNGFFAEWNLQQLASSEGLQLKQEVHFNFTDYPGYRTKYGFGGDKNFNCNPSKSYIFGLIKINA